In Daphnia magna isolate NIES linkage group LG5, ASM2063170v1.1, whole genome shotgun sequence, a single genomic region encodes these proteins:
- the LOC116922941 gene encoding alpha-centractin, with protein sequence MDAYDVIVNQPVVIDNGSGLIKAGFAGDQAPKAHFPNYVGRPKHVRVMAGALEGDMFIGPNAEEHRGLLSLKYPMEHGYVNDWSDMERVWQYVYSKEQLNTFAEEHPVLLTEAPLNPRHNREKAAEIFFDSFNVPALFVSMQAVLSLYATGRTTGVVLDCGDGVTHAVPIYEGFALPHSIMRSDLAGRDVTRYLRLLLRKEGYIFRTSSEMEVVRTLKERACYLSANPLKEESIADADKATYALPDGSSIEVGAARFRAPEVLFRPDLIGEECEGLHEVLVFAIQRSDLDLRKTLYHNIVLSGGSTLFKGFGDRLLSEVKRLAPRDVKVRMAAPQERLYSTWIGGSILASLDTFRQMWVSKREWDEEGARAIHRKTF encoded by the exons ATGGATGCATATGATGTAATAGTCAACCAGCCGGTTGTTATCGACAAT GGTTCCGGATTAATCAAAGCTGGGTTTGCTGGTGATCAGGCACCAAAAGCTCATTTTCCAAATTATGTTGGAAGGCCAAAACATGTCCGTGTCATGGCAGGAGCCCTTGAAGGAGATATGTTTATTGGTCCGAATGCAGAAGAGCACCGTGGTTTATTGagtttaaaatacccaatgGAACATGGATATGTCAATGACTGGTCTGATATGGAAAGAGTATGGCAGTATGTGTACAGCAAAGAACAGCTCAACACATTTGCGGAAGAA CATCCAGTTCTTCTCACTGAAGCACCACTCAACCCTCGGCATAATAGAGAGAAAGCAGCagaaattttctttgattcttTCAATGTTCCAGCTCTGTTTGTGTCAATGCAAGCAGTGCTGAGCTT ATATGCCACTGGTAGAACAACTGGAGTTGTTCTAGATTGTGGAGATGGTGTTACCCATGCTGTACCTATTTATGAGGGATTTGCCTTACCACACTCCATTATGAGATCTGATTTAGCAGGAAGAGATGTTACACGATATCTCAG GTTACTGCTGCGAAAAGAAGGCTACATTTTCCGCACCAGTTCTGAGATGGAGGTAGTTCGAACTCTTAAGGAACGTGCTTGTTACTTATCTGCCAACCCTCTTAAAGAAGAGAGCATCGCAGATGCGGACAAGGCTACCTACGCACTTCCTGATGGTTCTAGTATTGAAGTGGGCGCTGCACGGTTCCGCGCCCCCGAAGTATTATTTCGTCCTGATTTGATAGGAGAAGAGTGTGAAGGTCTACACGAAGTCCTGGTATTTGCTATACAGCGATCAGATCTGGATCTACGAAAAACGTTGTACCATAACATTGTTCTTTCTGGTGGCTCTACCCTCTTCAAG GGTTTTGGTGACCGCTTGTTGTCAGAAGTAAAGCGTTTAGCTCCACGTGATGTTAAAGTTCGA ATGGCTGCCCCTCAAGAAAGGCTATACTCTACATGGATTGGTGGTTCAATCCTTGCATCACTTGACACATTTCGGCAAATGTGGGTTTCCAAGCGAGAATGGGACGAGGAAGGTGCACGAGCAATTCACCGCAAAAccttttga
- the LOC116922876 gene encoding F-box/WD repeat-containing protein 1A, with the protein MEADNIVDDVPPAIGANTMLSLVRSRSELSSNYLVEKEPCLKCFDAWPESDQVEFVEQLLQRMCHYQHGHINSFLQPMLQRDFISFLPKKGLDHIAENILSYLDDSSLRNAELVCKEWRRVIADGMLWKKLIERKVRTDSLWRGLSERRGWGAYLFKPRPGEQQPDHSFYRKLYPRILKDIEQIENNWRCGRHTLQRINCRSENSKGVYCLQYDDRRIVSGLRDNTIKIWDRQTLQCAKVLTGHTGSVLCLQYDERVIISGSSDSTVRVWDLSNGEMVNTLIHHCEAVLHLRFAHGLMVTCSKDRSIAVWDMVSPTEINLRRVLVGHRAAVNVVDFDDKYIVSASGDRTIKVWSTATCEFVRTLNGHKRGIACLQYRDRLVVSGSSDNSIRLWDIECGACIRVLEGHEELVRCIRFDSKRIVSGAYDGKIKVWDLQAALDPRAPAGTLCLRTLVEHTGRVFRLQFDEFQIVSSSHDDTILIWDFLHTDSPSSLTPSSRTSPQRTYTYVSM; encoded by the exons ATGGAAGCTGATAACATCGTGGATGATGTTCCACCAGCGATTGGG GCGAATACGATGCTGAGCCTTGTACGAAGCCGTTCCGAACTATCTTCCAATTACCTAGTTGAAAAGGAACCCTGTCTCAAGTGCTTTGATGCATGGCCAGAATCTGACCAG GTGGAATTCGTGGAGCAGTTATTGCAGCGAATGTGTCACTACCAACATGGCCACATTAACTCATTCTTGCAACCAATGCTTCAACGAGATTTTATATCATTCTTGCCCA AAAAAGGTTTAGACCATATagctgaaaatattttaagTTACCTGGATGATAGTAGTCTTAGAAATGCTGAACTAGTCTGCAAAGAATGGAGGCGTGTGATTGCAGATGGAATGTTGTGGAAAAAGCTTATTGAAAGAAAA GTGCGGACAGATTCGTTGTGGAGAGGATTGAGTGAACGGCGTGGATGGGGAGCCTATTTGTTCAAACCTCGTCCCGGTGAACAACAGCCAGATCATTCCTTCTACAGAAAATTATATCCACGCATCCTTAAAGATATTgaacaaattgaaaataacTGGCGTTGTGGCAGACATACATTACAACGGATAAACTGCCGATCGGAGAATTCCAAAGGCGTTTATTGCCTGCAGTATGACGACCGACGCATTGTCTCTGGGTTGAGAGACAACACCATAAAGATTTGGGATCGTCAAACTCTACAATGTGCAAAA GTTCTCACCGGGCATACTGGATCAGTGCTTTGTTTACAGTACGACGAGCGTGTGATAATTAGCGGATCGTCTGATTCAACTGTCAGAGTGTGGGATCTCAGCAATGGAGAAATG GTCAATACACTCATTCATCACTGTGAAGCCGTCCTTCATTTACGGTTTGCTCATGGACTCATGGTTACGTGTTCCAAG gacCGAAGTATTGCAGTATGGGATATGGTGAGTCCCACCGAAATCAACCTCCGTCGTGTACTTGTGGGTCATCGTGCAGCTGTTAATGTTGTTGACTTTGACGACAAGTACATTGTCTCAGCCTCGGGTGATCGAACCATTAAGGTCTGGTCAACAGCAACCTGTGAGTTTGTCCGTACTCTAAACGGACACAAGCGAGGCATAGCCTGCTTGCAATATAGGGACAGACTAGTTGTCTCTGGTTCTTCCGATAACTCAATTAG ATTGTGGGACATTGAATGCGGGGCTTGCATACGCGTATTGGAAGGTCACGAAGAATTAGTTCGATGTATTAG GTTCGATTCTAAGCGTATCGTTAGTGGAGCCTATGATGGGAAAATCAAAGTTTGGGATTTGCAAGCGGCGCTAGACCCCAGGGCGCCAGCGGGGACCCTTTGCCTTCGAACTCTCGTg GAACATACCGGACGAGTATTTCGACTCCAATTTGATGAGTTTCAAATTGTAAGCTCATCCCACGATGACACGATCCTCATTTGGGACTTCCTTCACACAGATTCGCCTTCTAGTTTAACGCCGTCATCACGTACCTCACCCCAGCGCACTTACACTTACGTGTCGATGTAA
- the LOC116922909 gene encoding F-box/WD repeat-containing protein 1A, whose translation MDKFITNDSRTVDQLDIIQQLHEKCMESVVEYIFSLLDISCLRTAETVCKLWYSIVKKRKLWKKLYQNHNFRSSTLNLLLDRRTCEGFNTAEDEFLHKRLLNAYEKVQQNWVIGTHVKKSVNVGHCSRFVMDSKRVITMDSTLCVTMWNRWTLEEERLPLESEDGISELTHLQLAEDLVFCSYRDGTIVAWDIMEKAVSFRFKDENISGCDLKIHTAHGLLVSFVTVTGSVRGCDQTRFSVRSVQKPFSIVAEELTKRIPCARVKDVTSDNNYFVVFLFCSNNYVVSAEDVKIQLRSIDTFEILREICGIMPSDHVFKYFDGWLVAGIRTIRIWDIEKSNCQHVIPHSNSSTEEYETLVVDVQLDGERLIIRDNSGTFKVWLFCCNKEVNFSNRIGRLSNNSLSISSEPIARRCEKFKFDELQIITVERVQDDIRGPFDLLVMRNFF comes from the exons ATGGACAAATTTATCACCAAT GATTCCAGAACTGTAGATCAGCTGGATATCATACAGCAACTACACGAGAAATGTATGGAGTCGGTTGtggaatacattttttctttgttagaCATCAGCTGTTTACGTACTGctgaaacagtttgtaaactCTGGTACTCCAtcgtaaagaaaagaaaactttggaaAAAACTTTACCAAAACCACAATTTTAGATCCTCCACATTGAATCTACTACTAGATCGACGAACATGTGAAGGCTTTAATACTGCCGAAGATGAGTTCCTGCATAAAAGACTGTTAAACGCTTATGAAAAAGTTCAGCAAAACTGGGTTATAGGAACTCACGTGAAAAAATCCGTCAATGTTGGTCACTGCTCGCGATTCGTCATGGATTCAAAGCGCGTCATAACAATGGATTCGACTCTTTGTGTTACCATGTGGAATAGGTGGACTCTAGAGGAAGAACGTTTACCACTGGAGTCTGAAGATGGCATTTCAGAATTAACTCATCTTCAATTGGCCGAGGATTTGGTCTTTTGTTCGTATCGAGACGGCACAATCGTAGCGTGGGATATAATGGAAAAAGCTGTTAGTTTTCGGTTCAAAGACGAAAATATTAGTGGTTGCGATTTGAAAATTCATACTGCCCATGGCTTATTGGTTAGTTTTGTGACAGTAACTGGGTCAGTTAGGGGTTGTGATCAGACCAGATTTTCAGTACGATCCGTTCAAAAACCTTTTAGCATTGTTGCAGAAGAATTGACAAAACGAATTCCTTGTGCCAGAGTGAAAGATGTAACGTCCGataataattattttgttGTATTCTTGTTTTGCTCAAACAACTATGTCGTTTCGGCTGAAGATGTTAAGATTCAGCTTCGGTCCATAGATACTTTTGAGATCCTTCGCGAAATTTGTGGAATTATGCCATCGGATCACGTATTCAAATACTTTGATGGGTGGCTTGTAGCTGGAATTCGAACCATTCGTATATGGGACATAGAGAAAAGTAATTGTCAGCACGTCATTCCACATTCAAACAGTAGTACAGAGGAATATGAAACGCTAGTGGTTGATGTCCAACTTGACGGTGAGCGTCTCATAATTCGCGATAATTCTGGGACGTTTAAAGTTTGGTTGTTTTGTTGTAATAAGGAAGTGAATTTTTCAAACAGAATAGGACGTCTTTCAAACAATAGTCTTTCAATATCATCAGAACCTATTGCGAGAAGATGTGAAAAGTTTAAGTTTGATGAGCTCCAAATTATTACGGTAGAAAGAGTCCAAGACGACATTCGTGGCCCATTTGACCTGCTTGTAATGAGAAATTTTTTCTGA